The genomic DNA ACGGTTTTTGGTTACCCGGGCGGCGCGGCGCTAAACATCTACGACGAGACGTACAAGCAGAGTTATTTCAAGCACGTTTTGACGCGTCACGAGCAAGCCGCCGTGCACGCAGCAGACGGATACGCCAGAGCTAGCGGCAAGGTCGGAGTGGCGTTTGTGACGAGCGGCCCCGGCTTTACAAACGCGGTCACTGGTCTAGCCACCGCATACTCGGATAGCATTCCGCTTATATTAATCAGCGGCCAGGTTCCGACCTCGCTTATCGGCACGGACGCCTTTCAGGAGATCGACGCCGTGGGCATCTCTCGCCCGTGCGTGAAGCACAACTACCTCGTGCGCAGTATCGAGGAGCTGCCGCGCATCCTAAAAGAGGCCTTTTATATCGCTCGTTCGGGACGCCCGGGGCCCGTTCACGTCGATATCCCAAAGGATATAACCGCAGCCGTTGGGGATTTTGATTACCCGACCGAGATAAAGATGCCGACATATAAACCGACCTACAAAGGCAACGCAAAGCAGATCAAAAAGGCGCTCGAGGTAATCGCCGAGGCCAAACGCCCGCTGCTCTATCTAGGCGGCGGCGTCGTAGCGGCGAACGCTAGCGAGCTCGTGCGTAAATTTAGCGCAAAGACGGGCATCCCAGCGGTCGAAACGCTGATGGGGCTTGGCGTCCTAACTCACGAGGATAAAAATCTACTCTCGATGGTCGGCATGCACGGCAGCTACGCGGCAAATATGGCGATGAGCGAAACCGATCTAATCATCGCGCTTGGCGTGCGGTTTGACGACCGCGTGACGGGCAAGCTAAGCGAATTTGCCAAACACGCCAAAATCATCCATGTCGATATAGACCCTAGCTCGATCTCAAAGATCGTAAACGCGCACTTCCCGATCGTAGGCGATCTAAACTGCGTCCTAGAAGAGATGCTGGAAAAAGTAAGCGTAAACGAGCAAAATTTGACCGTGTGGCGTGAGATATTGGCCAGATACGACGCGCTAAATCCGCTGGATTACAAAGACAGCGACGAGATCATAAAACCGCAGTGGGTCGTGTGCGAAACGGCTAAAATTTTAAAAGAATCGGGCAAAGACGCCGTGATCGCCACCGACGTCGGCCAGCACCAGATGTGGGTCGCGCAGTTTTATCCGTTTGATAGGCCGCGCCAGCTGATAACTAGCGGAGGACAGGGAACTATGGGCTTTGGTTTGCCTGCGGCCATCGGAGCAAAAAACGCGATGCCGGAAAGCACGGTTGTAAATTTCACCGGCGACGGCTCAATCCTCATGAATATCCAAGAGCTGATGACTGCCACCGAGATCGGCAAACCCGTCATCAACATCATCTTAAATAACAATTTCCTAGGCATGGTGCGCCAGTGGCAGACATTTTTCTACGGCGAGCGCTACTCTTCGACCGACCTTAGCTTGCAGCCTGATTTTGCAAAGATCGCAGAGGGCTTTGGCGGAACGGGCTTCGTGTGCCGCACGAAGGATGAGTTTCGCTCCGCGCTAAAAGAGGCGATGGCCTGCGGCAAAACGGCGGTGCTAGACGTGCGCGTGGACAGATTTGAGGACGTACTGCCGATGGTTCCTGCTGGCGCGGCAATATACAACATGATCTTAAAAAGCAAGGAATAAAAATGAGCATAAGAAGAGTGATTTCAGTCATCGTGCTAAACGAGCACGGCGTTTTATCGCGCATTTCCGGGCTTTTTGCGGGGCGCGGATACAACATCGACACGCTCACAGTAGCACCGATCCCGGGCACCGAGCTTTCTCGTATCAGCATCGTCACTAGCGGCGACGAGCGCGTGCTAGAGCAGATCGTAAAGCAACTACACAAGCTAATACCGACCTACAAAGTCTTCGAAAGCGGCGAATTCGTAGAAAAAGAAATGGCGCTAGTTAAAATCCCGCTTAGCGAAAATTTCGGCGGACTAGACGCGATACTAAAGGCCTACAACGGAATCGTAGCCAACACCAACGAAAACTATATCGTCGTCATGGTTAGCGACGACGCGAGCAGGATAGAAAATTTCCTCAAAGCTATCAAAAAATTTAACCCAACAGACGTCGTGCGCGGCGGCTCGGTGCTAATGGATCTATGATGAAACTAAGCGAAATTTATAAAATCTTAGGACTGGAATTTAGCGGCGAGGAGCTAGAGATCACGGCTCTAAATTCGCTCTCAAACGCAGGGCCTAGCGAGCTTGGCTACTGCGATAGCGAGAAAAACGCTAAATTTATCGAGGGCTCAAAGGCGGGCGCGATTTTAGTCGCGTCAAATTTAAAAGAACTTGTCGGCGCGCAAAGCAGGGCGGTAGTGGTAGAAAACCCACACCTTGCCTTTGCCATTTTGAGCGAATATTTTGCAAAAGAGCTTCTAGCATCCCAGCCACAGCCGGCGCAAATTTCGCCAAGCGCAAAGATAATGCCAAACGTTTACGTGGGCTCTGGCGCCGTAATCGGCGACAACACGCTCGTGATGGCTGGTGCGTACGTCGGCGACAACGTAAAAATCGGCGCAAACTGCGTCATCCACCCAAACGTCGTCATCTATAACGACACTGTTATCGGCAACGGCTGCCGCATCAACGCAAACGCCGTCATCGGCAGCGACGGCTTTGGCTACGCGCACACGAAAACGGGCGAACACGTGAAAATTTACCACAACGGCAACGTCGTTTTAGAGGATTTCGTCGAGATCGGCGCGTGCACGACGATAGACCGCGGCGTGTTTGAAAGTACGGTCGTAAAAGCATACGCCAAGATCGATAATCTCGTGCAAATCGGCCACAACTGCGAGATAGGCTACGGCTCGATACTAGTCTCGCAGGTGGGGCTAGCAGGCTCAACCAAACTAGGACGTAACGTCGTGATGGGCGGACAAAGCGGCTCGGCGGGGCATTTAAAAGTCGGCGACTTTGCCCAGATAGCGGCGCGCGGCGGCGTGTCAAAAGATATCGCCGGCGGCAAGAAATACGCGGGCGCATATCCGATAATGGAGCTGGCCGATTTTTTCAAACTACAAGCTAAGATCGCTAGGTTTTTTAAAAAGAACTAAAAATTTGACGGCTTTGCATAATAGCCGTCAAATTTGACTATCAAAGGCGTAAATTTGAACGCAAAATCCATGGAAAAAAGCAAAAGAAAAGAAGTTTTAAAAGCTATAAAAGAAAAAGAACTAGCCGAATTTAGGCAAAATTTGCCTATGTCCGAGGATAAATTTATACAGCTTTTTGAGATTTTGGATGCCCAGCTTCACGCGCACGGCTGCGATCACAGCCTAAAACTCACCGAACAAATTCTCTCAAATTTGGATGTAAAAGACGTTTTAAGCGTGCTTGCGTGGCTCGAAGAGCAGGGCGGATACTGCGACTGCGAAGTGATGGCGAATGTGGAGCAGAAATTTGAGTATTTAGACGAAAAATTAATATAAGGAAGTTGCAGACATGAAACAAAATGATATAAAAATTCAAATAGATAAATTTGAAAAAAATAAAACTAGCTCGCATCACCGATATTATTCATTTGATTTTTGCTACAACTATTTTTACAAGAAACAAAACTCTGGCATAGATTTAGAAAAAGATTGTTTACAGTTGGGCTATTACCTGGCTAGCTGGGGTATGCTTCGCGGTAGTTAATTTTTACTTCAAACAAATCTTGCGCACTATAAAAAAGTTATTAAATTTATAAATAGCCTTGACAAACAAGATTGGGATATAGACATAGATAACTACGAAAATAATTTAGATAGAATTGTTGATATTTATAATGGTATAAAGGATTGTATTATGCCGCCTAAAGCTGATAACAATCACCTTGTGCTAGTTAGTAAAATAATGCTAGGCACACTAGGAATAGTCCCCGCATACGACAGATATGTATCTCAAAGTATAAAAAACATATACAATGGAGATAAGTTTAATATTAATACCCTTAACACAACTAAGAATTTTAACAAAAAATACAAGGAGTCCTTAGAATTTTTAAACAAATTCTACAATGCAAACAAGGTCGATTTTGATACGGTTAGTATCTATACAAAGGAATTCGGTAGCGAAAAAGATTCAAAGTTGCAATATACAAAAGCAAAAATTTTGGATATGTACCTATTTTCAAAAGGTCTACTATGAATTTGTTTGCAAAAAACCAATTTTAATCCATTAGCACAGCATAAATTTGACGCCGCAAATTTACTCGCCGCGTCAAATTTGAGTCAAATTTTAATTATCTTTTATAGCTTTTTACAAACTCGCCGATCCTCTCGATACCTTTTTTGATACTATCTAAATCGGTCGCAAAAGACAGCCTAAAGTATCCGTCCATACCAAAGCCAACGCCCGGCACCACGGCAACTTTCGCCTTTTCTAGCAGCTCTTTACAAAATTTCATGCTATCTGGCTCTACCGCGGAGCAGTTGATGAAAAGATAAAACGCGCCGTCAGGCTTAAGCACACTGAGTCCCGGTATAGCGTTAATCATCTCAACGCCTAGGTCGCGGCGCTTTTTAAACTCGCCCTTCATATACGCGATATCTTCGTCGGCTTTGCCCAGCAGCGCAGGGATGGCGCCAGCTTGCGTTAGGGAGTTTATGTTGCTCGTGCTTTGGCTTTGTAGCTTGTTTACGGCAGCATTTAGCTCCTTAAACGGGCTAGCCATGTAGCCAAATCTCCAGCCCGGCATCGCGCCGCATTTGCTTAGGCCGTTTATCGTGATCGTGCGATTAAACATATCCTCGCTCACGGCCGCAGTCGCGACAAATTCGCCCTCGTAGTTTAGCTTTTCGTACATTTCGTCGCTAGCTACGATGATTTTCGTGCCTTTTAGCACTTCGCCCAGCGCCTCCAGCTCTTTGCGGCTATATATCGCGCCCGTCGGGTTGCAAGGACTGTTTAGCGTTAGAATTTTAGTTCTAGGAGTGATCGCCGCCTTTAGCTGTTCGGGCGTGATTTTAAAGCCTGTTTTTTCGCTAGTTTCGATAAAAACGGGCTTACCGCCGCTAAATTTGACCATCTCCGGGTAGCTCACCCAGTAGGGACTTGGCACGATAACCTCGTCGCCCTCGTCGATTAGCGCCTGAAATACGTTAAAAAGAGAGTGCTTCGCGCCGACGTTGGTGATGATCTGATTTGGCGCATAGTTTAGGCCGTTGTCGCGCTTTAGCTTTGCAGCAACCGCCTCTCTAACCTCTGGCGTGCCGGCAACGGCGGTGTATTTGCCGCAGCCTTTATCTAGGGCGGCTTTTACTTCGTTTTTGATGATCTCGGGCGTGTCGAAGTCCGGTTCGCCCGCGCCAAAACTGATCACGTCCTCGCCGCGGGCCTTCATCTCTTTTGCCTTGGTGCTGATTTCGATGGTTAGGCTCTCGCCTAGCACCTGAACTCTTTTTGATAGCATTTTTACTCCTTTTTCTAAATTTAAATTTAAGATATAGTTTTTAGATAGCCGTTATCGTTTAAAAACAGATACATTTCGCCTAAAATTTGCTTTCGCTGCGAGTCGGTTACGAGTTTTGATTTTTCGATGCGCTCGTTTAGGATGTCCTGGATCTCGTA from Campylobacter showae CSUNSWCD includes the following:
- a CDS encoding pyridoxal phosphate-dependent aminotransferase, with the protein product MLSKRVQVLGESLTIEISTKAKEMKARGEDVISFGAGEPDFDTPEIIKNEVKAALDKGCGKYTAVAGTPEVREAVAAKLKRDNGLNYAPNQIITNVGAKHSLFNVFQALIDEGDEVIVPSPYWVSYPEMVKFSGGKPVFIETSEKTGFKITPEQLKAAITPRTKILTLNSPCNPTGAIYSRKELEALGEVLKGTKIIVASDEMYEKLNYEGEFVATAAVSEDMFNRTITINGLSKCGAMPGWRFGYMASPFKELNAAVNKLQSQSTSNINSLTQAGAIPALLGKADEDIAYMKGEFKKRRDLGVEMINAIPGLSVLKPDGAFYLFINCSAVEPDSMKFCKELLEKAKVAVVPGVGFGMDGYFRLSFATDLDSIKKGIERIGEFVKSYKR
- the ilvN gene encoding acetolactate synthase small subunit — its product is MRRVISVIVLNEHGVLSRISGLFAGRGYNIDTLTVAPIPGTELSRISIVTSGDERVLEQIVKQLHKLIPTYKVFESGEFVEKEMALVKIPLSENFGGLDAILKAYNGIVANTNENYIVVMVSDDASRIENFLKAIKKFNPTDVVRGGSVLMDL
- the lpxD gene encoding UDP-3-O-(3-hydroxymyristoyl)glucosamine N-acyltransferase — its product is MKLSEIYKILGLEFSGEELEITALNSLSNAGPSELGYCDSEKNAKFIEGSKAGAILVASNLKELVGAQSRAVVVENPHLAFAILSEYFAKELLASQPQPAQISPSAKIMPNVYVGSGAVIGDNTLVMAGAYVGDNVKIGANCVIHPNVVIYNDTVIGNGCRINANAVIGSDGFGYAHTKTGEHVKIYHNGNVVLEDFVEIGACTTIDRGVFESTVVKAYAKIDNLVQIGHNCEIGYGSILVSQVGLAGSTKLGRNVVMGGQSGSAGHLKVGDFAQIAARGGVSKDIAGGKKYAGAYPIMELADFFKLQAKIARFFKKN
- a CDS encoding DUF2695 domain-containing protein; protein product: MNAKSMEKSKRKEVLKAIKEKELAEFRQNLPMSEDKFIQLFEILDAQLHAHGCDHSLKLTEQILSNLDVKDVLSVLAWLEEQGGYCDCEVMANVEQKFEYLDEKLI
- a CDS encoding acetolactate synthase large subunit, which translates into the protein MIKGISGSRMVMEALREEGVETVFGYPGGAALNIYDETYKQSYFKHVLTRHEQAAVHAADGYARASGKVGVAFVTSGPGFTNAVTGLATAYSDSIPLILISGQVPTSLIGTDAFQEIDAVGISRPCVKHNYLVRSIEELPRILKEAFYIARSGRPGPVHVDIPKDITAAVGDFDYPTEIKMPTYKPTYKGNAKQIKKALEVIAEAKRPLLYLGGGVVAANASELVRKFSAKTGIPAVETLMGLGVLTHEDKNLLSMVGMHGSYAANMAMSETDLIIALGVRFDDRVTGKLSEFAKHAKIIHVDIDPSSISKIVNAHFPIVGDLNCVLEEMLEKVSVNEQNLTVWREILARYDALNPLDYKDSDEIIKPQWVVCETAKILKESGKDAVIATDVGQHQMWVAQFYPFDRPRQLITSGGQGTMGFGLPAAIGAKNAMPESTVVNFTGDGSILMNIQELMTATEIGKPVINIILNNNFLGMVRQWQTFFYGERYSSTDLSLQPDFAKIAEGFGGTGFVCRTKDEFRSALKEAMACGKTAVLDVRVDRFEDVLPMVPAGAAIYNMILKSKE